Below is a window of Plasmodium gaboni strain SY75 chromosome 11, whole genome shotgun sequence DNA.
tatataatatattatatatatataatatatttataatattaacaatGACATGCAATTCTTAATCcttataataaaataatatattatttatatattataatatatacatatatatgatatttttttctttttctttttagaaatatatataaaatatatatttatttttttcctcatttttttatgaatatttttacaatttcgtaatatatataaatatatatatattatttattattttatttttttcattgatttaatacatttatatttattaagTAAGAAGCTATATATAGAAACGttataaatgataattatattatataagaatttaatgaataatatataaaaataaataaataaaaaattagtgaaactaatattatatatattatatatatatataaatataataacattattGTATAACCacaattttattataaaactttaaaaaataatttatatatatatatatatatatatatttttttttctcaaATTCATTTAGTCAAAAggttatatatatatattattttcttccaaaaagaaagaaaaaaaaaaaaatatggcAAATTCAATAGAAAAGAATGAAAAGGAAAAGGTAGATGTCCATATAGATAATATTGATCTTAATgaatataaacatattataaataattcaCACAGTTCTGATGAAGGTGAAGAAGATGTTTCATcatatgatgaaaatgataatgaggtatataataatgatgaattaataaaagGAGATGGTAATACTAAAAAGAATAAACAATTAgatacaaatatatatagaaataatgACATTGtcaataataatttgaaGGTTAATTATGgtttaataaataataatgaagattatgagaaaaatatatcagAAGGGAGCATGAATAATAAAGAGGATAGTTTAATATGTGATAAAGATgaagaaaagaatattgagataataaataataatagtaatgataaatataaaaataattgtaatatatataataaggATGATTATAAATGTGATAGAAAGAATAGAGAAGGTTATGaattaaacaaaaaaaataataagaacATTATAGATactaaatatatatatgtaagATTAAAGACAAATGATTgtcataataataataatatatataaatgtcgaatagaaaaaaatattactattaaaaaaatgaagaaaggattaaataaaatattaaataataataataataataataatgatatgaattatcgaattatatatagagGAAGAACATTAAAAGATGTTGATGAAATATctaaatataatataaaatttaatgatataatatatgtaataaaagtatataaaaaaaaaaatggaaatgATGTAACTCTGGATTCAGGTATTACAAGTTCTCAGCTAAGTACTataaatgatgaatataatgACTATGGAAAGTATGGACAAAATGATGGTATATCAAAATTAATATCTAACATGTTTGATAATAGTGATTTTATTAAATCAATAATGGATTCTAAtaaacatttaaaaaagttaagagaaaaaaattctgatttaaatcatatattaaatgattCTCAAACGTTAAAACAATCATTTGAAATGATAAAGAATCCATCATTAATGAAAGaattaatgaaaaatacTGATAGGGCTATTAGTAATATTGAAGCTATACCTGGAGGTTTTAATACTTTAAGAAGAATGTATCATAATATTCAAGAACCAATGTATGAATCTACAGAGAAATTAattgataaaaaattaaataaagttaaaaattatgatttAAATTCTACATCTCCACCTACAAGTGAAGCCTTTCCTAATCCATGGGCttcaaaaaataacaaaaataaaaataacatgaataataaaaataattataatttaaacaacttagaaaaattattccAGTCAAATGATAAGAcacaaaatattatatcaaatatatcatcaaatagtaacaacaaaaataataatatgttaaGTAGTACAAATAGCATCATTcaaaaaaacaaaaaggtcacaaataatacaagtaataataataataataagacaaataatattattaataataataatttcaaTGATCTTATGAATAACCCCTTTTTGAGTAACTCATTATTTCCcttattaaataaaatacagATTCCACAATCtaacaaaaatattgttaataataaaaatgcCATAGGtggaaataataattatcaaaataatttaatagatcaaaataaaaatgatacTTTATCgacaaatatattatctaacaataatatggataataataatttaaatcAAACAGTGGATAATACATCTAATATGTTAAATAATTTGTTCATGAGTTTGAAtcaaaatttaaatatgaattCCACACCATCGACAAATAATACATCTAGCGATTTGATGAATACcataaatatgataaatagCTTAAGTAATCTTGGTAATTATAATGCTCCCTATGGCAATATTGTAGGTGAAAACGCAACAACAAACaataacaacaataataataataataataataataataataataagattaataataataataatattggTAGTGCTAATAATAGTGGTAGCGTTCCTCCATATTATATGGATCAGTCTTTTTTGATGGAAGCCATGAACTTTTTAAGAAATACCACCAACAATGACATtatcaataataataataatagtaataataaccgttttaataatatcatgTTCAATAACACTCCtcttaataataatttcaaCAACTTTATGAATGTACTTCAAAATGTAGGCACAGGAAGTGGACATATACCAAGTGGaactaataataatacaaaagAAAATCAAACACAAAGAactattaaaaatgaaataaaaaatgatgaatCGAAACAAGAAGGAATACAAGACACtcttaaaaataatgatacTAACAcaagtaataatattaatggAGAACCAAAGTATCACATTGTTTACTCTGAACAGTTAAATGCATTAAGAGGAATGGGATTTACAGATGTAGAAAAATGTTTAAAAGCATTAATTAAATCAAAAGGTAATGTAGAAGGGGCCATCGACTTTTTACTATTAGATGAAAGtaatatgaatgaaaaTTGAAAAGgattttcataaaaatatataaataaataaataaatatatatatatattatatttattttattttattttatttttttttttgctgttattctttttacccatatatattttcatatgtgaattaatttttttcaatatgGACAACattttatgattattatattattatgcATAATAACAcaattttttcttttttggAAGTAATACatgattttatatatatgtatatatattataattgttttttgttatttttgtatatattttttttatattNNNNNNNNNNNNNNNNNNNNNNNNNNNNNNNNNNNNNNNNNNNNNNNNNNNNNNNNNNNNNNNNNNNNNNNNNNNNNNNNNNNNNNNNNNNNNNNNNNNNNNNNNNNNNNNNNNNNNNNNNNNNNNNNNNNNNNNNNNNNNNNNNNNNNNNNNNNNNNNNNNNNNNNNNNNNNNNNNNNNNNNNNNNNNNNNNNNNNNNNNNNNNNNNNNNNNNNNNNNNNNNNNNNNNNNNNNNNNNNNNNNNNNNNNNNNNNNNNNNNNNNNNNNNNNNNNNNNNNNNNNNNNNNNNNNNNNNNNNNNAATATGTagtaaaataaataaatatatacatatgtatgtattatttttttataaaaagaatatttttcaaaaaaaataaagaaaaaatggacacatatatatatatatatatatatatatatgtatattttattttcacaaagctatatatgaatatattaatatatatatatatttgttttatgTTTGTATTTCTTGTGGtatgttatatttacaaGAGATGAAATGATTTACATATTGGTAGTGATATCCTATCCATATACAACCAGTATGTGGGCATTTaacttttatatttgaataatatttatataataaagcTAGAGTACCTTTGGCATGTTTATCAAgtttaataattttatcattaagtataatattacaatttgggcatttaaaattttgttGATTTATATCcttgataatataatttgtGAAACAATCTGAACATGAAGAAACAAAACAACAAGGGAATAGAATGGGTTGATAAGATAAATAGATTTTACATATACAACAAATAAATTCTTGTATATTAATGATTAAAATAGAAGAAGGTATTTTAAAAACTATATCTTTTTCTCTTTTTGAATAAGAATCTTTTTTAGCCCATGTTGCTCTGACTTTACTTCCACGTATTTTAATTAATCCACATGTAGCTGCTGTTAATGTTTTTCGAGCTTCTATATTTGTTGAAAAACGAACAAATGAATAACCAGATGTAGCAGTCCATTCTTTATTAGGATGTCTAGATTCTTTATCACATACAACCATAGTTAAATCAACATTTCCATATTGACTAAAAACTGTCATTAAATCTTTTCTTGTTGTATTAGGAGGAACATTAACAATTAAAGTATATTTAGCTAgtgatttttttttttttagtatTATATCCTTgtctttttcttcttcttcatcttctattatattgttataattCTCAGgatatatcatattttcttcaaaaagacaattatcatatgtataattattattatattgattatattgattattatgacaatattcattcatattattattttcttcaaaGTATGTTTGACttgttatatattcattGTTACAATCTTCATAatacaaattattattatctctaaaatcttcttttttatcattcaacaaattacataaaaaattatatgttttcatgttttcaaaaatatttttttttcttttttttttttcttcttcatttatatttatacatttacCATTTAGACAATTGtctatatataacatatcatttattttatctttattatcaCATTCATGCTTTATACAAATTACAGGTTCTTGATCTTTTATATCTATCAATGATGTATTATCTCTATATGTATTACATTCATTATGAACAGGATATATAAGATTGTTTGAATAATTTGAAGAATCATTATATTCTATATCTTTAGgcttatatatataattctcAGATATAATAGTGGATTTATCAGACACattgttataattataataagtattataattattttttacactattacaatacatataattattactattattattattattattttcttttatatgtggaaatatttcctttttattcGTACCTTCTTCCAtttcttcatcatcataattgttaatatttatgtaatCATTTTTAGGAGGTACACAATTTGAAAGGGTTCCAAGATTTATATTGttcttaatattttcttcttcttcttctttcattattgaatttttatttatatctatattatatacatttgTTTCATTATCAGTTGtcttattttctttttcttcaacttttatatttcctCTTCTAAGTTTATAATCATCATCAATCATTATATCTTTATCTTCAGAATCATAGAATATTTCCtcattaaatttattaggatataatatatttaaatcCACACATGAATTAAACAAAGAATCTTTTTGATTATCTTTTATGTTgttttgtaaaaaaaatggataCGATGTGTCAATTAAATATGGGTGATCTATgattttatctttatttatatcaaagctaacttttttttctttttttaaattataataataattatcatgTGTATGGTCATTATAATTGtcatttataaatacattacatgtgtcatatatattgttgttttccttttttaaGTCCAAATTTGACTTccaaaaagaaaatttatCTTTGTTATCATCTTCAATTTCTTCCttattgatatatatataattatcattactATTTATGTTATCATTGTCTATATgattattaaatatattatacttattaatattatttttttctttattatcgtttatattttcatttattaaattattataaacatcagatatataatctttaaaataatttccATTTTTGATTACATcttgaatatttttatcttcatctggatcctttttttctttgttattataattatcgTTAATATTTAAATCGCTCATAAGCTTGATCAtcatatcattatatttttcatcattCTTATAAACATCATATGTTTgtttattaattttatttatatcatctttttcatattcattttgtttGAATAATTgatcatttttaattttgttgctctttatttttatattatttatatttatattatttatattatttatattcatatttttttttaaatccTTTCTATTACAAAACGGCATTTCATTTATGATATGGTTGTTTGATATACtattatgataaatattatccttactaaaaaaagaagaaaaattcTTACTATCATCATATTCATTTGCATACATATTCAAATTGTGTGTACACATATTAGAAGGGtacttattattattattattattattattattattattacctTCTATGTTTGTTATATTCGATTTCTCATTTTTAAACATCGAATAAAACATATCTTCTTCGTTTTCAATTgtagatatattatatggatctacatattcattatcacacatataattcaaattcttattataatcttcttcacattttatatatttttcttttttttcttttaatcCATCCGctgttattttattctcAATACAAGTGTCGTTAGTGTTATTATATGGACATGTCATCATATAATTAGCACTAGAATATGTAGAACATCTAAAAGAATCTGTAGCTGTAGAAACACTACATATTGGGGGTctaacaaaatattttatgtcTCCATGAGAGAAAGAAGGGTCATAAAAAAGTGACTCCTTGGTTCTTATATCCTTTTCATCAAGggatatattattcttattattgtcttcattcatattgtaaaaattaaaaaaacaaacaggcaacaaatatatatatatattaaaaataaagaacaaatttcttacatatatatatgcgttcttgtaaatattatataatttaatgtgtagaaagaaaaaagaaacaaatCCGTGAGAGaaaattcaaataataacatttaCATATACTTATATACAACCAATGcataacaatataaaaaaaaataaataaataaataaaataacgaaacgaaaaggaaaaagaagaaatatccaaatatataaatattatatatatatatatatatatatatataatatattatagaGACACATGcgaatttttattttattatacttttatcatttataccttttaatttttcttttctatTCAACTaaatttatgtatttatatttagaTAGTGATTAGCACCCCATGGACTAACtagatattaaaaagaagaaaaaaaaaaaatatatatatatatatatatatatatatatatattatgaaataaGAACATCTTcatataacatatatttttttaataatatcatattttgtctttttcctttttataaGTATTTGAATAAAATTTCCTACAATCATCTAAATTTATATAGTTACACAAAAAAATCCTATTTGCATTTTAAAAAGCAACCcacaaaaaatataagaatatattttttggCTAGCTAACcaaaagaaatataaaactaTTATGTACAACATTTTGTGTATATGATATTAGAAAGACAATAAATGTAcatcatattataataatatatatatatatatatatatatatttaccttttcaaatttgaaaaaagaaaaaaaaataacatattttctttctaatatttgatttttatatattattaaaaaaaacaagaaCATATAGTtaataacatattaaatagttttaaaatatatatatatatatatatatataatgcaacattttataaaaatgaaagaaatttaattttaactatgaatttattaggaaaaaaaaaatatatatatatataaaataaataaatacatatatacatatatatatatatatatatatatatatataaacgTTTCATTTGgtttgaattttttttttttttttttttttttgaaatttatattatataattaactttttatataattccTTTATGTTGTttacatattataagaGTGTGTGTCTAAATggtattattttattgaattttttttttttttttcttgctcatattaaattataatcaaaagacacataaaatattagtatgtagaaaaatataatatataaatctaAATTATTATCCAAATGagtgataaaaatataagtttcttctttacaaaaaatgaatgttgatatttaattattcatcaaaataaaataaaataaaacacacatatatatatatatatatatatatttatatatgtgctttaatttttaatttttttttttgtttatgGCTCTTCTTCCATCTTACGCTCTTCTGGAACCAACTTAATAAGATCGTCTATTCTCAAAATTGTTATGGTTGCCTCCGTGGCAAATCTTATAGATTTAATTTTACTTATCATAGCTTCTAAGACTCCATTTTTTAGATTATTTGCTACTTTTCCATTTACTAGATCAAGACCATACCATTTATAATCCTTTGAATCTTCTATATTCATCACTTGTGATTTAGTGTGATATGCTCTTAATTTACATACTAAATCAATAGAATCATAAGATGCATTTAATGCTAAAATTTTTGGTATTACTAATAACGATTCTGCAAATTCTGCAATGGCTAGTTGTTCTCTTGAACCCAAGGTTTTAGCAAAATCTTCTAAATATACTGATAAGGCTACTTCAACACAACCTCCTCCAACAACTACATAATTACTTTCTAATGCTCTACTTACTGAGCACAAGGCATCATGAATAGATCTTTGCATTTCATCTAAAACAAAATCATTTGCTCCTCTTAATAAGATAGTATTACTTTTAGATGTTCGACAACCTTTGAAAAACATTAGATCCCAATCTCCAACTTTTTCTTCATAAACTTCATCACAATAACCTAAAGCAGAAGCTTCAAATTTTTCGATTCCATCAATTGATGATAATGTTAAACGAATTTGCCCATTCGTTAGTTTAGCTATTCTTCTTAAATCATCTTTGTTTACTCTTCTGACTGCAATTGCACCAGCTTCtacaaaatatttcaatGGCATGTCATCAATTCCTTGTGTAGTTAATATAACATTAGCACCAGAttctaatattttattaacTCTTTCTTTAGTTATATCTTTTTCCTTTTGTCtaattttttctaattcCTTGGgatcatttatatttacttGTACTCCTAGATGTAATCTATATTGTTTTAATGGGAAATCTAAGAAAGCAATTTTTGCATTCTTAATAACAGTTGGCATAGCTTGAGAAGCTCTACCACTCATTATTGCATAACCTTCAATTAGTTTAGAATCTAATGAGCTCATACCGTGTACTTTTATAACATTAACAGATGATACTGGGTATTTAGTTTTACCTGACTCgttaataatttttatagaTTGAATTGCATTAGCAACCATTTTTGCAAAATAATCCGATTCATAGCTAATAAATTTAGATGATAAAGTAGTTTTAGCTATATTGATAATAACATCTTTACCTAGGTTACTAACTCTT
It encodes the following:
- a CDS encoding putative ubiquitin-like protein; the encoded protein is MANSIEKNEKEKVDVHIDNIDLNEYKHIINNSHSSDEGEEDVSSYDENDNEVYNNDELIKGDGNTKKNKQLDTNIYRNNDIVNNNLKVNYGLINNNEDYEKNISEGSMNNKEDSLICDKDEEKNIEIINNNSNDKYKNNCNIYNKDDYKCDRKNREGYELNKKNNKNIIDTKYIYVRLKTNDCHNNNNIYKCRIEKNITIKKMKKGLNKILNNNNNNNNDMNYRIIYRGRTLKDVDEISKYNIKFNDIIYVIKVYKKKNGNDVTLDSGITSSQLSTINDEYNDYGKYGQNDGISKLISNMFDNSDFIKSIMDSNKHLKKLREKNSDLNHILNDSQTLKQSFEMIKNPSLMKELMKNTDRAISNIEAIPGGFNTLRRMYHNIQEPMYESTEKLIDKKLNKVKNYDLNSTSPPTSEAFPNPWASKNNKNKNNMNNKNNYNLNNLEKLFQSNDKTQNIISNISSNSNNKNNNMLSSTNSIIQKNKKVTNNTSNNNNNKTNNIINNNNFNDLMNNPFLSNSLFPLLNKIQIPQSNKNIVNNKNAIGGNNNYQNNLIDQNKNDTLSTNILSNNNMDNNNLNQTVDNTSNMLNNLFMSLNQNLNMNSTPSTNNTSSDLMNTINMINSLSNLGNYNAPYGNIVGENATTNNNNNNNNNNNNNNNKINNNNNIGSANNSGSVPPYYMDQSFLMEAMNFLRNTTNNDIINNNNNSNNNRFNNIMFNNTPLNNNFNNFMNVLQNVGTGSGHIPSGTNNNTKENQTQRTIKNEIKNDESKQEGIQDTLKNNDTNTSNNINGEPKYHIVYSEQLNALRGMGFTDVEKCLKALIKSKGNVEGAIDFLLLDESNMNEN
- a CDS encoding hypothetical protein (conserved Plasmodium protein, unknown function), encoding MNEDNNKNNISLDEKDIRTKESLFYDPSFSHGDIKYFVRPPICSVSTATDSFRCSTYSSANYMMTCPYNNTNDTCIENKITADGLKEKKEKYIKCEEDYNKNLNYMCDNEYVDPYNISTIENEEDMFYSMFKNEKSNITNIEGNNNNNNNNNNNKYPSNMCTHNLNMYANEYDDSKNFSSFFSKDNIYHNSISNNHIINEMPFCNRKDLKKNMNINNINNININNIKIKSNKIKNDQLFKQNEYEKDDINKINKQTYDVYKNDEKYNDMMIKLMSDLNINDNYNNKEKKDPDEDKNIQDVIKNGNYFKDYISDVYNNLINENINDNKEKNNINKYNIFNNHIDNDNINSNDNYIYINKEEIEDDNKDKFSFWKSNLDLKKENNNIYDTCNVFINDNYNDHTHDNYYYNLKKEKKVSFDINKDKIIDHPYLIDTSYPFFLQNNIKDNQKDSLFNSCVDLNILYPNKFNEEIFYDSEDKDIMIDDDYKLRRGNIKVEEKENKTTDNETNVYNIDINKNSIMKEEEEENIKNNINLGTLSNCVPPKNDYININNYDDEEMEEGTNKKEIFPHIKENNNNNNSNNYMYCNSVKNNYNTYYNYNNVSDKSTIISENYIYKPKDIEYNDSSNYSNNLIYPVHNECNTYRDNTSLIDIKDQEPVICIKHECDNKDKINDMLYIDNCLNGKCININEEEKKKRKKNIFENMKTYNFLCNLLNDKKEDFRDNNNLYYEDCNNEYITSQTYFEENNNMNEYCHNNQYNQYNNNYTYDNCLFEENMIYPENYNNIIEDEEEEKDKDIILKKKKSLAKYTLIVNVPPNTTRKDLMTVFSQYGNVDLTMVVCDKESRHPNKEWTATSGYSFVRFSTNIEARKTLTAATCGLIKIRGSKVRATWAKKDSYSKREKDIVFKIPSSILIINIQEFICCICKIYLSYQPILFPCCFVSSCSDCFTNYIIKDINQQNFKCPNCNIILNDKIIKLDKHAKGTLALLYKYYSNIKVKCPHTGCIWIGYHYQYVNHFISCKYNIPQEIQT
- a CDS encoding putative TCP-1/cpn60 chaperonin family, whose product is MSLSIYGNRESGQDVRTANVTAVQAISNILKSSLGPQGLDKMLVDNIGDVTITNDGATILKQLEVQHPAAKILVNLSELQDQEVGDGTTSVVLLASELLRRGNELIKMDIHPTTVICGYKLAMKESVKYIKEKLSERVSNLGKDVIINIAKTTLSSKFISYESDYFAKMVANAIQSIKIINESGKTKYPVSSVNVIKVHGMSSLDSKLIEGYAIMSGRASQAMPTVIKNAKIAFLDFPLKQYRLHLGVQVNINDPKELEKIRQKEKDITKERVNKILESGANVILTTQGIDDMPLKYFVEAGAIAVRRVNKDDLRRIAKLTNGQIRLTLSSIDGIEKFEASALGYCDEVYEEKVGDWDLMFFKGCRTSKSNTILLRGANDFVLDEMQRSIHDALCSVSRALESNYVVVGGGCVEVALSVYLEDFAKTLGSREQLAIAEFAESLLVIPKILALNASYDSIDLVCKLRAYHTKSQVMNIEDSKDYKWYGLDLVNGKVANNLKNGVLEAMISKIKSIRFATEATITILRIDDLIKLVPEERKMEEEP